From a region of the Bacteroidota bacterium genome:
- a CDS encoding glycosyltransferase family 9 protein — protein MKNNDPKKILVIKLCCIGDLVFLLPALRDIKNTYPQAKLTYLCSSWIKELVEQVSYVDDVIVYDAPFLKKSFIKKIQSTIKLFFEIRSKKIDVVFIFHRNALFSLFCWLAGIKQRLGFENKLSFLLTDEVNFDSTKFEAERYLDVIAKFGIKSADEPGEFEPSELNIKLVNEKLFKYSLKENDSLIGIIPGGGENPGTSMSIKRWYPENYSDLCGQILANGDYKIILVGSTSDKDLCEGIRGNAKFYKDRIINLAGEFSLGELPALLKRCNLVIGVDTGPAHIANAVGVKTLFLFGPSDPRLVAPKNSKSLYIWKQVECCPCYTPDTVIQKKNFVGNIFVCRTGTHECMKNILVDEVYLSFRYLQDKNNN, from the coding sequence ATGAAAAATAATGACCCCAAAAAAATATTAGTAATCAAACTTTGTTGTATTGGCGACTTAGTATTTCTGCTTCCCGCTTTGCGAGATATCAAAAATACTTACCCCCAAGCAAAGCTAACATACTTATGTTCATCTTGGATAAAAGAGTTAGTCGAGCAAGTAAGTTATGTCGACGACGTTATAGTTTACGATGCTCCATTCTTAAAGAAATCATTCATTAAAAAAATACAATCAACAATAAAACTCTTCTTTGAAATTCGATCAAAAAAAATCGACGTTGTATTTATATTTCACAGGAATGCTTTATTTTCTCTATTCTGTTGGCTAGCCGGTATCAAACAACGATTAGGTTTCGAAAACAAATTATCGTTTTTATTAACTGATGAAGTAAATTTCGATTCAACTAAGTTTGAAGCAGAACGTTACCTCGATGTAATTGCAAAGTTTGGCATTAAATCGGCAGATGAGCCTGGTGAGTTCGAGCCTTCAGAATTAAATATAAAGTTGGTTAATGAAAAATTATTTAAATATTCATTAAAGGAGAACGATTCCTTGATTGGAATTATTCCAGGCGGAGGTGAAAATCCCGGAACATCTATGTCTATAAAGAGATGGTATCCTGAAAATTATTCTGATTTGTGTGGACAGATATTGGCAAATGGCGATTATAAAATTATACTCGTAGGCAGCACCAGCGATAAAGACTTGTGCGAAGGTATCAGAGGAAATGCAAAGTTTTATAAAGATAGAATAATCAATTTAGCAGGTGAATTTTCATTAGGTGAATTACCCGCATTATTGAAAAGATGCAATTTAGTAATCGGGGTTGATACAGGACCTGCCCATATTGCCAATGCGGTAGGTGTGAAGACTTTATTTTTGTTTGGACCATCAGATCCTCGTTTGGTAGCACCGAAAAACAGTAAATCACTTTATATTTGGAAGCAGGTCGAATGCTGCCCTTGTTATACTCCGGATACGGTTATTCAAAAGAAAAACTTTGTTGGCAATATTTTCGTTTGTCGAACCGGTACACACGAATGCATGAAAAACATCTTGGTTGATGAAGTGTATCTAAGTTTTAGATATCTTCAAGATAAAAATAATAACTGA
- the nadD gene encoding nicotinate-nucleotide adenylyltransferase, producing the protein MKLGIFGGTFNPPHLGHLIVAESVREQLKLDRLFFVPSYSPPHKFNLQIALPRQRFEMVELSLNNNKYFSVSDIEIKREGKSYSIDTIHSMSLSFPRSQIYFIIGMDNLIDFPQWKLPNEIISKVELIVMNRPGYDREVKNEFSRYANFIKVPNLDISSSDIRRRVKMERSIRYLVNEEVEKYIIRKGLYKL; encoded by the coding sequence ATGAAGCTTGGGATCTTCGGCGGTACATTTAATCCGCCGCATTTAGGACATTTAATCGTTGCTGAAAGTGTACGAGAACAGTTAAAATTAGACCGGCTGTTTTTTGTACCATCATATTCGCCACCTCACAAATTTAATTTACAAATTGCCCTGCCAAGGCAACGGTTCGAGATGGTTGAACTTTCTCTAAATAATAATAAATATTTTTCAGTCTCCGATATTGAAATAAAACGAGAAGGGAAATCATATTCCATTGATACTATTCATTCAATGAGCTTATCCTTTCCACGATCACAAATATATTTTATAATCGGGATGGATAATTTAATTGATTTTCCACAGTGGAAATTACCCAACGAAATTATCTCGAAAGTAGAACTAATAGTGATGAATAGGCCCGGCTACGATCGTGAAGTTAAAAACGAATTTAGCCGTTATGCTAATTTTATTAAAGTTCCGAATTTAGATATATCATCAAGCGATATTCGCCGGCGTGTTAAAATGGAACGTTCGATTCGATATCTCGTCAACGAAGAAGTCGAAAAATATATTATCAGGAAAGGCTTGTACAAGCTATAG
- a CDS encoding response regulator: METGKNEWILIVEDDQEISSLLEAILCGVGYKIVVANDGEEAENLYRSHQPPFNLVLSDLGLPKLGGVELFEKLIVYDPKIKFIASSGYSDSVFAGELKSKGVKEFIAKPYLPENLFHTIRRILDTD; this comes from the coding sequence ATGGAAACAGGAAAAAATGAATGGATTTTAATCGTTGAGGATGACCAGGAAATTTCCTCGCTCCTCGAAGCAATTCTATGCGGTGTTGGATACAAGATCGTCGTTGCAAACGATGGTGAGGAAGCCGAAAATCTATATAGATCGCACCAACCACCGTTTAATCTTGTGCTAAGCGATTTAGGACTTCCGAAGCTTGGGGGAGTTGAGTTGTTTGAAAAACTAATTGTTTACGATCCGAAAATTAAATTTATTGCTTCAAGCGGATATAGTGATTCAGTTTTTGCCGGCGAATTGAAATCTAAAGGCGTTAAAGAGTTTATTGCAAAACCGTATCTGCCTGAAAATCTTTTCCATACAATCCGCAGAATCTTAGATACCGATTAA